A single window of Aspergillus puulaauensis MK2 DNA, chromosome 5, nearly complete sequence DNA harbors:
- a CDS encoding alpha/beta hydrolase (COG:O;~EggNog:ENOG410Q2DE;~InterPro:IPR000073,IPR029058;~PFAM:PF12697), which yields MAHGFAAHKEMGLRPFAEYFTSNLRIACLAYDNRCIGASDGEPRREIIPALQISDYSDAITFAQSLPEIDAGKIAIWGSSFSGGHVLTVGAVDRRVKAVISQVPLTSGWDTFHRINRADFVPSLNQLFADDREARARGEEPSRIPVVDKDPQALSFLPSEDSYNGYNAAEALGWKNDVTVKSLEAFRAYEPAAHIQHIAPTPLLMIIMDNDVVTPTDIALGAFARAREPKQLHLLPGGHFDPYDGPLYAKNVPVQAKFLQDRLLE from the exons ATGGCACACGGATTCGCAGCCCACAAAGAAATGGGGCTGAGGCCCTTCGCGGAATATTTCACATCCAACCTTCGGATCGCCTGTCTTGCCTACGATAACCGTTGCATTGGCGCGAGTGACGGCGAGCCAAGGAGAGAAATCATCCCGGCACTACAAATCAGTGACTACTCAGATGCTATTACCTTTGCGCAGTCTCTGCCGGAGATTGACGCCGGGAAAATTGCTATCTGGGGCAGCTCGTTCAGTGGAGGGCATGTTCTTACCGTTGGTGCTGTCGATCGTCGCGTGAAAGCTGTAATCAGCCAGGT GCCATTAACCAGCGGATGGGATACCTTCCATCGTATAAACAGGGCCGATTTTGTGCCAAGTCTCAACCAGTTATTTGCGGATG ATCGCGAGGCTCGTGCTAGGGGGGAAGAGCCCAGTCGGATACCTGTTGTGGACAAGGATCCTCAAgcgctttcttttcttccttcagAGGACAGCTATAATGGCTACAATGCAGCAGAAGCGTTGGGTTGGAAAAACGATGTGACAGTAAAGAG CCTCGAAGCATTCCGAGCATACGAACCTGCAGCCCACATCCAGCACATCGCTCCGACTCCATTATTGATGATTATTATGGACAATGACGTTGTCACACCTACTGACATTGCACTTGGAGCCTTTGCCAGGGCCAGGGAACCGAAGCAATTGCACCTGCTACCGGGAGGACACTTTGACCCATACGACGGACCACTCTACGCAAAAAATGTCCCCGTTCAGGCGAAGTTTCTGCAAGACAGGCTTTTGGAGTAG